The Neomonachus schauinslandi chromosome 11, ASM220157v2, whole genome shotgun sequence genome contains a region encoding:
- the LOC110576417 gene encoding olfactory receptor 51G1-like, whose product MATWDSLVTGSNSSTEQFVSFYLTGIPGYENANHFISILFCVCYLIGIVGNCTILHIIHTDKSLHEPMYYFLAMLSLTDMGMSFSTLPTVLKIFWFDAREIEVNACFAQMYFIHTFSLMESAVLLAMAFDRYVAICDPLRYSSTLTPQRIIYIGVFIIIRCSIVLPVILVRIPTFSFCHSHVLSHSFCLHQEVIQLASADISFNILYGLFVVAFYWGVDSLGILLSYAFILHSVLGVASQRGKLKALNTCASHICAVLILYVPMIGLSLVHRFAKHSSPIVHITMANIYLLVPPVLNPIIYNIKTKQIRQDFLRILTPKSVGLAHT is encoded by the coding sequence ATGGCTACTTGGGACAGCCTCGTGACGGGTTCTAACTCCAGTACTGAACAGTTTGTTTCATTCTATCTCACTGGGATTCCTGGCTATGAGAATGCTAATCACTTTATTTCcatacttttttgtgtgtgctacCTGATTGGAATAGTGGGCAACTGCACAATCCTTCACATCATCCACACAGACAAGAGTCTCCACGAGCCCATGTACTACTTCCTGGCCATGCTGTCTCTCACTGACATGGGCATGTCATTCTCCACCCTGCCCACAGTATTAAAAATCTTCTGGTTTGATGCTAGGGAGATTGAGGTGAATGCTTGTTTTGCCCAGATGTATTTTATTCATACTTTTTCTCTGATGGAGTCAGCTGTGCTTCTAGCCATGGCTTTTGACCGGTATGTTGCCATTTGTGATCCTTTGAGGTATTCCAGCACACTCACCCCACAACGCATTATCTACATAGGGGTCTTCATTATAATCAGATGCTCCATTGTCCTTCCTGTCATCCTTGTTCGTAttcccacattttccttttgtcaCTCCCATGTTCTCTCCCACTCTTTCTGCTTGCATCAAGAAGTCATCCAGTTGGCCTCTGCTGACATCTCATTCAACATTTTATATGGCTTGTTTGTTGTTGCATTTTATTGGGGTGTAGATTCGCTAGGAATCTTGTTATCTTATGCTTTCATCCTCCATTCTGTGCTAGGCGTTGCATCCCAGAGAGGGAAGCTCAAAGCCCTCAATACATGTGCTTCCCACATTTGTGCTGTGCTCATTCTGTATGTGCCCATGATAGGGCTATCCTTAGTGCATCGCTTTGCTAAGCACTCCTCCCCCATTGTCCACATAACCATGGCCAATATTTACCTGTTAGTTCCACCAGTACTTAACCCAATCATTTATAACATCAAGACAAAGCAGATTCGCCAAGACTTCCTAAGGATATTAACACCCAAAAGTGTTGGACTTGCTCACACTTAG
- the LOC110576484 gene encoding LOW QUALITY PROTEIN: olfactory receptor 51L1-like (The sequence of the model RefSeq protein was modified relative to this genomic sequence to represent the inferred CDS: substituted 1 base at 1 genomic stop codon) — MATLNSSNTLTSTFYLTGIPGYEEFHHWISIPFCVLYLVGIMGNCTMLHIVWTDPSLHEPMYYFLAMLSLTDMGMSIPTMISLFRVLWSISREIQFHICVVQMFFIHTFSFTESSVLLAMAFDCYVAICHPLRYATILTPRLITRIGIAALLRSAFAMIPLLAQLAFFPFCHSLILSHSYCLHQDMIHLACANTKFNVIYGLVLITVLWGVDSLGIFVSCMYILQSILRIASREGRLKSLNTCASHICAVLILXVPMIGLSIVHRFAKHSSPLIHVFMAHVYLLVPPVLNPIIYSLKTKQIHQGVLHLLSPTKFSSTMM, encoded by the coding sequence ATGGCAACCTTAAACTCCAGTAATACCCTGACCTCCACATTCTATCTCACAGGTATCCCTGGCTATGAGGAATTTCACCACTGGATATCCATTCCATTCTGTGTCCTCTACCTTGTTGGAATAATGGGCAACTGCACCATGCTGCATATTGTCTGGACAGACCCCAGTCTCCATGAGCCCATGTACTACTTCCTGGCCATGCTCTCCCTCACTGACATGGGCATGTCCATACCCACAATGATATCACTCTTCAGGGTGTTGTGGTCCATTTCCAGGGAAATCCAGTTCCATATCTGTGTGGTCCAAATGTTTTTTATTCACACTTTCTCTTTCACAGAATCATCTGTGCTCTTGGCCATGGCCTTTGACTGCTATGTGGCTATCTGCCACCCTCTACGATATGCTACCATTCTCACCCCAAGACTTATCACTAGAATTGGAATTGCCGCCCTGCTTAGGAGTGCTTTTGCCATGATTCCACTTCTGGCCCAgctggctttctttcctttctgccacTCCCTCATCCTTTCTCATTCCTATTGTCTGCACCAGGACATGATTCACCTAGCCTGTGCCAACACCAAGTTTAATGTTATATATGGATTGGTACTAATCACTGTGCTGTGGGGCGTGGACTCTTTGGGTATTTTTGTGTCTTGTATGTACATCCTTCAGTCAATATTAAGAATTGCATCACGTGAGGGGAGGCTTAAGTCTCTCAACACATGTGCATCCCACATCTGTGCTGTACTCATCCTTTAAGTGCCTATGATTGGGCTATCTATTGTCCATCGTTTTGCCAAACACTCCTCCCCCCTCATCCATGTCTTCATGGCTCATGTCTACTTATTGGTTCCACCTGTGCTCAATCCAATCATCTATAGTCTGAAGACCAAACAGATCCACCAAGGAGTCCTCCACCTGCTTTCCCCCACAAAATTCAGTTCTACTATGATGTAG